The proteins below come from a single Armatimonadota bacterium genomic window:
- a CDS encoding membrane protein produces the protein MIGTFINTATVVIGTGVGLTARRFLKPRLRETTMHIIGLMTLMIGVQMSLSEKNPLLPLASLLLGAFLGEGLDIEGKLDALGEALQRRFSNEGGSTFSQAFVSTSILFCVGPMTIMGCIQDGLTGNYSLLLVKSLLDGVSAAFFTAALGWGVLFSAGTVLVVQGTLTLGAGWIGNTLTEGMKNVMFATGGLMMLGLGIRLLNLRPIPVANFLPALLIAPLLVWVMNLWR, from the coding sequence ATGATCGGCACCTTCATTAATACAGCCACGGTGGTTATCGGCACGGGCGTGGGGTTAACAGCGAGGCGGTTCCTTAAGCCGCGCCTGCGCGAAACCACCATGCACATCATCGGGTTGATGACGCTGATGATTGGGGTGCAGATGAGCCTGAGCGAAAAGAACCCTCTCCTGCCTCTGGCAAGCCTGCTATTGGGTGCGTTCCTCGGCGAGGGACTGGATATCGAGGGCAAGCTGGATGCATTGGGCGAGGCATTACAGCGACGTTTCAGCAACGAAGGTGGCAGCACCTTCAGCCAGGCTTTCGTGAGCACCAGCATCCTTTTCTGCGTCGGTCCCATGACTATCATGGGCTGTATTCAGGACGGATTGACCGGCAACTACAGCTTGCTTCTGGTAAAGAGCCTGCTGGACGGGGTTTCCGCTGCCTTTTTCACCGCTGCGCTGGGCTGGGGAGTGTTGTTCTCGGCGGGCACGGTGCTGGTGGTACAGGGCACATTGACACTGGGCGCAGGCTGGATAGGCAACACGCTGACCGAAGGGATGAAGAACGTGATGTTCGCCACCGGCGGCTTGATGATGTTGGGGCTGGGTATCCGTCTGCTGAACCTGCGCCCGATTCCGGTGGCAAACTTCTTGCCTGCGCTGCTCATTGCGCCGTTGTTGGTGTGGGTGATGAACCTGTGGCGGTAG
- a CDS encoding diaminopimelate epimerase has protein sequence MHGIGNDFVVIDCLKSELAEESLPDLARRLCDRRFGIGADGLILVLPSRVAHLRMRMFNPDGSEAEMCGNGIRCFAKYAYDRRHTTSPQMSVETLAGVKSLKLSTQGGKVTSVTVDMGVPRLAPEEIPVRVDGAESVIGYPLRVAGKKLEFTAVSMGNPHAVIFLDNVAGFPVEKVGPEIENHKLFPKRTNVQFVQVVNSREIILRTWERGAGLTLACGTGACASVVAGALNKLTSREVLVHLPGGDLQIEWLGDGRVLMTGPATEVFVGEIDI, from the coding sequence ATGCACGGCATCGGCAACGACTTCGTGGTGATAGATTGCCTGAAGTCGGAACTTGCCGAGGAGAGCTTGCCCGATTTAGCACGTCGCCTGTGCGACCGACGGTTTGGTATTGGCGCAGATGGGTTGATTCTAGTGCTGCCCTCGCGGGTAGCGCATCTGCGGATGCGCATGTTCAACCCCGACGGTAGCGAAGCGGAAATGTGCGGTAACGGAATCCGCTGCTTCGCCAAATATGCCTACGACCGCAGACACACTACCAGCCCGCAGATGAGCGTGGAGACGCTGGCGGGGGTTAAATCGCTCAAGTTGAGCACGCAGGGAGGCAAAGTCACCTCTGTTACGGTAGACATGGGCGTGCCGCGCCTGGCGCCGGAGGAGATACCGGTGCGAGTAGACGGTGCGGAAAGCGTCATCGGCTATCCCCTGCGCGTAGCGGGTAAAAAGCTGGAGTTCACCGCTGTGTCGATGGGCAACCCGCACGCGGTCATCTTTCTGGACAACGTTGCCGGCTTCCCTGTGGAGAAAGTCGGTCCCGAAATCGAAAACCACAAGCTGTTCCCCAAACGCACCAATGTGCAGTTCGTTCAGGTGGTGAACAGCCGTGAAATCATCCTGCGCACATGGGAACGCGGCGCGGGGCTGACACTCGCCTGTGGCACGGGGGCGTGCGCATCAGTGGTCGCAGGTGCGTTAAACAAGCTGACCAGCAGGGAGGTACTGGTGCACCTGCCTGGTGGCGATCTGCAAATCGAGTGGCTGGGCGACGGACGTGTGCTGATGACCGGTCCCGCCACCGAAGTGTTCGTGGGAGAGATAGACATCTGA
- a CDS encoding phosphate acyltransferase translates to MALANSAIRIAVDAMGGDYAPQEVVRGCLAVAHEMPFVDITLVGDRERISAELRGASLPSNVRLRHASQVIEMGESPVQGIRRKRDASIVVCAQMVQDGEADAFFSAGNSGAAMAVAALQIGRIPGIDRPAIAAAIPSKKGRFVLIDAGANVDCDPSHLLEFAIMGSVYAQVILGIAEPKVGLLSNGEEEGKGNQVVKLAHKLLHQSGLPFVGNIEGKDVFEGKADVVVCDGFVGNVALKIGEGTASFMVSLIEEEVRRNPLLVIPLGLMKSVIRRLKQRTDYAEYGGAHLLGVRGVCVIGHGRSHASAIANGVRLTARSVQERMAERIESAMLQQTALLSTLPFLLQENETDAQ, encoded by the coding sequence ATGGCGCTTGCCAACTCTGCCATACGGATCGCTGTAGATGCCATGGGGGGCGATTATGCCCCGCAGGAAGTGGTTCGGGGATGTCTGGCGGTCGCTCACGAGATGCCCTTTGTGGATATTACGCTGGTAGGCGACCGGGAGCGTATCTCTGCGGAACTACGGGGAGCTTCTTTGCCCTCCAACGTGCGTCTTCGCCACGCCTCGCAGGTCATCGAGATGGGCGAAAGCCCGGTGCAGGGTATCCGTCGCAAGCGCGACGCCTCCATTGTGGTTTGTGCGCAGATGGTGCAGGATGGCGAAGCGGATGCTTTCTTCTCCGCAGGCAACAGCGGCGCGGCGATGGCGGTAGCCGCCCTGCAAATCGGGCGCATCCCCGGCATCGACCGCCCTGCCATCGCGGCGGCAATACCCAGCAAAAAGGGACGCTTTGTGCTGATTGACGCAGGCGCGAATGTGGATTGCGACCCCTCGCACCTGTTAGAGTTCGCCATTATGGGCTCGGTGTACGCTCAGGTGATACTGGGCATCGCCGAACCAAAGGTGGGGTTGCTCAGCAATGGCGAGGAAGAGGGCAAAGGTAATCAAGTGGTGAAGCTGGCACACAAGCTACTGCACCAGAGCGGGCTACCCTTCGTGGGCAATATCGAGGGCAAGGACGTCTTTGAAGGCAAGGCAGACGTGGTGGTGTGTGACGGATTCGTGGGCAACGTTGCGCTCAAAATCGGCGAAGGAACCGCCAGCTTTATGGTGAGCCTGATTGAGGAAGAGGTGCGGCGTAATCCGTTGCTGGTGATACCGCTCGGTTTGATGAAGAGTGTGATTCGTCGCCTCAAGCAGCGCACCGACTACGCCGAGTACGGCGGCGCACACCTGCTGGGCGTGCGGGGTGTGTGTGTTATCGGACATGGACGTTCGCACGCCAGCGCGATTGCCAACGGCGTGCGCCTGACGGCGCGCTCTGTGCAGGAGCGCATGGCGGAACGCATCGAGAGCGCGATGCTCCAGCAAACCGCCCTGCTCAGTACCCTACCTTTCCTCTTGCAGGAGAACGAAACCGATGCGCAGTAA
- the dapL gene encoding LL-diaminopimelate aminotransferase, whose amino-acid sequence MPARASRLDKTPPYLFGEIAKLKGKALAEGRDLIDFGIGDPDQPTPRDIIDKLYEAAQDPATHRYDETPYGEPFFLQSVAEWYRRRYGVSVDPEGEILLLIGSKEGLAHLAWAYIEPGDIALVPDPAYTVYAINTRMAGGETYTMPLKRENGFLPDLSAIPSDVARRAKLLFLNYPNNPTGAVATLDFYQQAVQFAREYDILLVNDAAYSEVVYDGYRHPSLLQVEGAKEVAIEFNSLSKMFNMTGWRIGFAAGNRDAIANLNKMKSYVDSKQFAAISRAGAYALLYADNTRTLSLYQKRRDILVEGLQSIGWQVQKPKATFYVWVPTPGGMSSIEFAKQLLERAGILAIPGIGYGEHGEGYVRFSITVSGDHHGERVEEAVRRIREHFG is encoded by the coding sequence TTGCCTGCACGCGCATCTCGTCTGGATAAAACCCCGCCCTACCTGTTCGGTGAAATCGCCAAGCTGAAGGGGAAAGCGCTGGCGGAAGGGCGTGACCTGATAGATTTCGGCATCGGCGACCCCGACCAGCCGACGCCGCGCGACATTATCGACAAACTGTACGAGGCAGCGCAAGACCCCGCCACCCATCGCTACGACGAAACCCCTTACGGTGAACCGTTCTTCCTGCAGTCGGTGGCGGAATGGTATCGTCGACGATACGGGGTGTCGGTAGACCCGGAAGGTGAAATCTTGCTGCTGATAGGCTCCAAAGAGGGGTTAGCCCATCTGGCGTGGGCTTACATCGAGCCTGGCGACATTGCACTGGTTCCCGATCCCGCTTACACGGTGTATGCGATTAACACGCGCATGGCAGGCGGCGAAACTTACACCATGCCCCTGAAACGCGAGAACGGCTTCCTGCCTGACCTTTCTGCGATCCCCTCTGATGTGGCACGACGGGCGAAACTGCTGTTCCTGAACTACCCGAACAACCCTACCGGCGCGGTTGCCACGCTGGATTTCTACCAGCAGGCTGTGCAGTTTGCCCGCGAATACGACATCCTGCTGGTGAACGATGCGGCGTACTCTGAGGTGGTATACGACGGTTATCGTCATCCTAGCCTGCTGCAGGTAGAGGGCGCGAAAGAGGTGGCGATAGAGTTCAACTCGCTCTCCAAGATGTTCAACATGACGGGTTGGCGTATCGGTTTCGCAGCGGGTAACCGCGACGCCATCGCCAACCTGAACAAGATGAAATCGTATGTGGACAGCAAACAGTTCGCCGCCATCTCACGCGCAGGAGCATACGCCCTGCTATACGCTGACAACACACGCACGCTGAGCCTCTACCAGAAGCGACGCGATATCCTGGTAGAGGGGCTTCAGTCCATCGGCTGGCAGGTGCAAAAGCCCAAAGCCACTTTTTACGTGTGGGTTCCAACGCCTGGTGGAATGTCCTCCATCGAGTTCGCCAAACAGTTGCTGGAGCGGGCGGGCATTCTGGCGATACCAGGCATCGGCTATGGGGAGCACGGCGAGGGCTATGTGCGCTTCTCCATCACCGTCAGCGGCGACCACCACGGCGAGCGAGTGGAAGAGGCTGTCAGGCGCATCCGGGAGCATTTTGGGTAG
- the miaA gene encoding tRNA dimethylallyltransferase: MGHPARGEYDITWVRRYDVAHLAGYPVLVVYWVAQMLCTLSSCKGVRNSHTLRSAEPMKEFLPDVLAIVGPTATGKTEVGILLAEALGGEIISADCMAVYRGMDIGTAKPTPEQQQRVRFHLIDVCNPDEPFSVARFQQMALEAIRQIRQRGALPMVVGGTGLYVKALLDGFHIPPAAANEALRQQLWQDAKRLGSATLHVRLQEVDPQAASRIHPNDAVRIIRALEVYHLTGRPISEWQRSQPPPEVGRARRFGLTMPRALLYRRINERVERMIAQGWQEEVRRLLEAGYSPNLPAMRSLGYAELAQVVQGKLELQEAIALIQRETRRFAKRQLTWFRADKQIEWIDASQGAEETARQILERLRSEHT; this comes from the coding sequence ATGGGCCACCCTGCACGCGGAGAATACGATATAACGTGGGTCAGGAGGTACGACGTTGCTCATCTTGCAGGTTACCCCGTGCTTGTGGTATACTGGGTTGCGCAGATGCTATGTACCTTGTCAAGTTGCAAGGGCGTGCGCAACAGCCACACTCTCAGAAGCGCAGAGCCAATGAAAGAGTTCCTGCCTGACGTTCTGGCGATAGTGGGTCCTACCGCGACCGGCAAGACCGAGGTGGGCATCTTGCTGGCGGAGGCACTGGGTGGAGAGATTATCTCCGCGGACTGCATGGCGGTGTATCGGGGTATGGATATCGGCACTGCCAAGCCCACGCCAGAGCAACAGCAGCGCGTGCGCTTCCACCTCATCGATGTCTGCAACCCCGACGAGCCCTTCAGTGTTGCAAGGTTTCAGCAGATGGCACTGGAGGCAATTCGGCAGATTCGGCAGCGTGGGGCACTGCCAATGGTGGTGGGGGGCACTGGGTTGTATGTGAAGGCGTTGCTGGATGGGTTCCATATCCCGCCCGCTGCTGCAAACGAGGCACTGCGCCAACAATTATGGCAGGACGCAAAGAGGCTGGGTAGCGCAACGTTACACGTGCGACTGCAGGAGGTAGACCCTCAGGCGGCGTCACGTATCCACCCTAACGACGCGGTACGTATCATCCGCGCTCTGGAGGTGTATCACCTCACCGGACGACCGATTTCAGAGTGGCAACGAAGCCAGCCTCCTCCAGAGGTCGGTAGAGCGCGCCGGTTTGGGTTGACCATGCCGCGTGCGCTTCTGTACCGGCGTATCAACGAGCGCGTGGAGCGAATGATAGCACAGGGCTGGCAGGAGGAAGTGCGTCGGTTGCTGGAAGCTGGTTACAGCCCCAACCTGCCCGCTATGCGGTCGCTGGGGTATGCGGAGCTGGCGCAGGTCGTTCAGGGTAAACTGGAATTGCAAGAGGCGATAGCGCTGATACAACGTGAAACTCGGCGCTTCGCCAAGCGTCAATTAACATGGTTCCGCGCCGACAAGCAGATCGAATGGATAGACGCTTCGCAAGGCGCTGAAGAGACGGCGCGGCAGATACTGGAGCGACTGCGGAGCGAACACACTTGA
- a CDS encoding putative lipid II flippase MurJ, which translates to MTQETHRVARAAVVMMAAIFISRVLGQLRDTAIAAWFGQNAYTDVYRAAFSIPDLLFFLIAGGALSSSFVPVFTEYLTRGEEEEAWKVFSVVATLMTLVVAGFVLIGEIFARQLVPLVAPGFQPWQLDMTAALTRIVLPAQICFFLGGLMMATLYVRGHFLVPALGPIIYNLGIIAGGWLLGGRLGVAGLSWGALVGAIVGNLLLQMVFLRRVGVRYRFSLHLRHPGVVKVGKLVLPVILGLSLPQVFVLINRAFASLLPPGAVSALDNANKQMQAPLGIFAQAISIAVFPTLSAQAARGDMEAFRRTLLQGLRALWFLTVPISVLMMVLSTDIVSILLQYRKFTAYDTRITAEALVFYCIGLFAFSSQAILNRAFYAVQDTVTPVVIGTLTTLVFVPLNWWLMAPLAHKGLALAGSLAAILHVLWMLYALRHKVQIPIGQLGLPFARIVLASGVSGAVGYALRMSLTALLHGAGLHPKLVSLLAIALVLLVGGGVYLLIARLLRAEEMATALKALRRKGS; encoded by the coding sequence ATGACTCAGGAGACACACAGGGTTGCCCGCGCCGCGGTGGTGATGATGGCGGCGATTTTTATCAGCCGCGTGTTGGGGCAATTACGGGACACTGCTATTGCCGCCTGGTTCGGTCAAAACGCCTATACCGATGTGTATCGGGCAGCGTTTTCCATTCCCGATTTGCTTTTCTTCCTCATTGCCGGGGGTGCGCTTTCCTCCTCCTTTGTGCCGGTGTTCACCGAATATCTCACGCGTGGAGAGGAAGAGGAGGCATGGAAGGTCTTCTCGGTGGTTGCTACCTTGATGACGCTGGTGGTAGCAGGCTTTGTGCTCATCGGAGAGATATTTGCCCGCCAGCTGGTTCCACTGGTGGCACCCGGTTTCCAGCCCTGGCAGCTAGATATGACCGCTGCGCTCACGCGCATTGTGCTGCCTGCGCAGATATGCTTCTTTCTGGGCGGGCTGATGATGGCTACTCTGTACGTGCGCGGGCACTTCCTTGTTCCTGCACTGGGACCCATCATCTACAACCTAGGCATCATCGCGGGCGGCTGGTTGTTGGGAGGACGTCTGGGGGTTGCCGGACTGTCGTGGGGTGCGCTGGTGGGCGCGATAGTGGGCAATTTACTGCTGCAAATGGTTTTTCTGCGTCGGGTGGGAGTGCGTTATCGTTTTAGCCTGCACCTCAGGCATCCGGGCGTGGTGAAGGTGGGCAAGCTGGTACTACCGGTGATACTGGGGCTATCGCTACCACAGGTGTTCGTGTTGATTAACCGCGCATTCGCTTCGTTGTTACCTCCCGGGGCGGTCTCCGCGCTAGACAACGCTAACAAGCAGATGCAAGCGCCTTTGGGCATCTTCGCACAGGCTATCAGTATCGCGGTGTTCCCCACGCTCAGCGCACAGGCAGCGCGCGGCGATATGGAAGCCTTCCGTCGCACGCTATTGCAGGGCTTGCGGGCACTGTGGTTCCTCACCGTGCCCATTTCGGTGTTGATGATGGTGTTGTCTACCGATATCGTTTCCATCTTGTTGCAATACAGGAAGTTTACCGCGTACGATACGCGCATTACCGCCGAGGCGCTGGTATTCTACTGCATCGGTCTGTTTGCCTTCTCCAGTCAAGCGATCCTGAACCGTGCTTTTTACGCAGTGCAGGATACCGTAACGCCGGTGGTCATCGGCACGCTGACCACGCTGGTGTTCGTGCCGCTCAACTGGTGGTTGATGGCTCCGCTGGCGCATAAGGGGCTTGCGCTGGCGGGTTCCCTTGCGGCGATATTGCATGTTCTGTGGATGCTGTACGCCCTGAGGCACAAGGTGCAGATACCGATTGGACAGCTGGGGCTGCCCTTTGCGAGGATAGTGCTGGCATCTGGAGTCAGCGGGGCGGTAGGCTATGCGTTGCGCATGTCGCTTACGGCATTACTTCATGGAGCAGGGCTGCATCCCAAGCTGGTGTCTCTGCTGGCGATTGCGCTGGTGTTGCTGGTGGGTGGAGGGGTGTATCTGTTGATAGCCAGGCTGCTGCGTGCCGAGGAGATGGCCACTGCGCTAAAGGCGTTACGGAGAAAGGGCAGCTGA
- a CDS encoding carbohydrate deacetylase, translating into MAQEVSLAVKLGFKPTDKVLIVNADDVGMSYAANQATIQGMEKGLITAGSIMVPCPWFLQIAEYARTHPKADFGIHLTHTSEWKYYRWGPVGDRCKLKGLIDPQGYMWSDVPEVYAHATPEQAMIEARAQIKMAMDNGVDITHLDSHMGTLQYSDKYFYEVYVPLAKEFNLPVRMGSQELLAQFGYPDMRQKVLEQGILFPDYLIHGGRKPGESVTQYWKRMLRELKPGVTELYIHPALPTEEMQHIAGSWKDRAEEFRLFTTDAEIRRILKEQDVKLIGWRVIRDLQRKEKR; encoded by the coding sequence ATGGCACAAGAGGTCTCACTTGCAGTCAAACTGGGTTTTAAGCCGACCGATAAGGTACTTATCGTCAACGCTGATGATGTGGGCATGAGCTACGCTGCCAACCAGGCGACCATTCAGGGGATGGAGAAGGGGTTAATCACCGCCGGTTCTATTATGGTTCCCTGCCCGTGGTTCCTGCAAATCGCCGAATACGCCCGCACTCACCCCAAGGCAGATTTCGGCATCCACCTCACCCACACCAGCGAATGGAAATACTACCGCTGGGGACCCGTCGGTGACCGGTGTAAATTGAAGGGGCTGATTGATCCGCAGGGTTATATGTGGAGTGATGTGCCTGAGGTTTATGCTCACGCCACCCCCGAGCAAGCAATGATTGAGGCGCGTGCGCAGATAAAGATGGCAATGGATAACGGCGTCGATATCACCCACCTCGATTCGCACATGGGAACCCTGCAGTACAGCGATAAGTACTTCTACGAGGTATATGTGCCGCTGGCAAAGGAGTTCAACCTACCGGTGCGCATGGGTTCGCAAGAGCTGCTGGCGCAGTTCGGCTATCCTGATATGCGTCAAAAGGTGCTGGAACAGGGTATCCTGTTCCCGGATTACCTGATACACGGCGGGCGCAAACCGGGCGAAAGCGTAACCCAGTACTGGAAGCGCATGTTGCGCGAGCTCAAACCGGGCGTTACCGAACTGTACATCCACCCTGCGCTACCCACCGAAGAGATGCAGCACATCGCCGGCTCATGGAAAGACCGCGCCGAGGAGTTTCGCCTGTTTACCACCGACGCAGAGATACGCCGTATCCTCAAAGAGCAGGACGTGAAGCTCATCGGTTGGCGCGTGATTCGCGACCTGCAACGGAAGGAAAAGCGATAG
- a CDS encoding long-chain-fatty-acid--CoA ligase codes for MNLFGMLLQTTQRNPDQTAIIFRDNAISYGQLLHAVSGVAKGLKDIGIEKGDRVAILLPNMPQFVMAYYACQALGAIAVPANPLLKPDELRYIYNDAGVKAAVTIPMLADVLRAVKPQVPSLQHLLLAGGEAADFLPFDALWQQPAPVPTVPEFNPREHPAVFLYTSGTTGFPKGCMLSHRNLIANCESCVPVLEMTPSDNFVTVLPLFHAFAGTVCMHLSVHVGCTSTLVERFTPDGVLETIEKHRCTIFPAVPTMFAAILHFPLPREYDLSSLRICVSGGAPMPVAVMEAFEKRFNVVIVEGDGPTECSPVTAVNPPRGVRKPGSIGLPIPGVEMKIFDDNDNEVPVGELGEIVVRGENVMLGYYNQPEATAEAMRNGWYHTGDIGKMDEDGYFYIVDRKKDMIIVGGLNVYPREVEEVLHTHPAVAEAAVVGEYDELRGEAPVAYVVLKPGAQATEREIIRYCRQRLANFKVPRRVEFRESLPKSGTGKILKRLLRKEVEQEQGASAG; via the coding sequence ATGAATCTCTTCGGAATGCTTTTGCAGACCACTCAGCGCAATCCTGACCAGACTGCCATCATCTTCCGTGACAACGCCATCTCTTATGGACAACTGCTTCATGCGGTAAGCGGAGTAGCAAAGGGGTTGAAAGATATCGGCATCGAGAAGGGCGACAGGGTGGCGATTCTGCTGCCCAACATGCCGCAGTTCGTGATGGCATATTACGCCTGCCAGGCGCTGGGCGCGATCGCTGTGCCCGCCAATCCCCTGCTGAAGCCTGATGAACTGCGCTACATCTACAACGACGCCGGTGTAAAAGCAGCGGTGACGATACCGATGCTGGCGGACGTGCTGCGGGCAGTGAAGCCACAGGTTCCATCTCTGCAACATCTACTGCTGGCAGGCGGTGAGGCGGCAGACTTTCTGCCTTTCGATGCCCTGTGGCAACAACCTGCCCCCGTGCCCACTGTGCCGGAGTTCAACCCACGCGAGCATCCTGCCGTATTTCTCTACACCTCCGGCACGACGGGCTTTCCTAAAGGGTGTATGCTCAGTCATCGCAACCTGATTGCGAACTGCGAATCGTGCGTGCCTGTGCTGGAGATGACGCCTTCGGATAACTTCGTGACCGTGTTGCCGTTGTTCCACGCCTTCGCAGGCACGGTGTGTATGCATCTGTCCGTCCATGTCGGCTGTACCAGCACGCTGGTAGAGCGATTCACTCCCGACGGTGTGCTGGAGACTATCGAGAAGCATCGGTGCACCATCTTCCCTGCCGTGCCGACGATGTTTGCCGCCATCCTGCATTTCCCGTTGCCGCGCGAGTACGACCTGTCTTCCCTGCGCATCTGCGTATCGGGCGGTGCGCCGATGCCGGTGGCGGTCATGGAAGCCTTTGAGAAGCGGTTCAATGTGGTGATTGTGGAGGGCGACGGGCCCACCGAGTGTTCACCAGTTACCGCTGTAAACCCGCCGCGAGGGGTGCGCAAGCCGGGCAGCATCGGGCTACCTATCCCCGGCGTGGAGATGAAAATCTTCGACGACAACGACAACGAGGTTCCAGTGGGTGAGCTGGGCGAGATTGTGGTGCGTGGCGAGAACGTGATGCTGGGCTACTATAACCAGCCTGAAGCCACCGCCGAAGCCATGCGCAACGGCTGGTACCACACCGGCGACATCGGCAAGATGGATGAGGACGGCTACTTCTACATCGTGGACCGCAAGAAGGACATGATTATCGTAGGCGGTCTAAACGTTTACCCGCGCGAGGTAGAGGAAGTACTACATACCCATCCGGCGGTAGCGGAAGCGGCCGTCGTCGGGGAGTATGACGAGCTGCGCGGTGAGGCTCCGGTGGCTTACGTGGTGCTGAAGCCGGGGGCGCAGGCAACCGAGCGTGAGATTATCCGATATTGCCGTCAGAGGCTGGCGAACTTCAAGGTGCCGCGGCGCGTGGAGTTTCGCGAGTCGCTGCCCAAGTCAGGCACGGGTAAGATTCTCAAGCGTCTGTTGCGCAAGGAAGTGGAGCAAGAGCAGGGCGCGAGCGCAGGATGA
- the fabH gene encoding 3-oxoacyl-[acyl-carrier-protein] synthase 3 produces the protein MRSKVRAGIVGVGVGIPDKVVTNRDLEQRIDTTDEWIVTRTGIRERRVAPLHIATSDLAAQAARQALHNAGKSAEEVDLIVVATATPDMPWPSTACLVQAKIGAVRAAAFDLNAVCSGFVYALWVAAQAVETGAYRCVLVIGADVLSRQVNWEDRATCVLFGDGAGAVVLVPVEEPYGVLSGVLGADGTGVPLLNVPAGGTREPLTPEVIAQKRHTIHMRGREVFKFAVTIMGEVAVQALEKAGIPPEQVSLFIPHQANIRIIQAAAERLNLPMDRVFVNVDRYGNTSAASIPIAIYEAWEQGRLKKGDVAVVVGFGAGLTWGACVLRWAY, from the coding sequence ATGCGCAGTAAGGTGCGGGCGGGCATCGTGGGGGTCGGTGTCGGTATTCCCGACAAGGTCGTCACCAACCGCGATTTGGAGCAACGTATCGACACCACCGATGAATGGATAGTCACCCGCACCGGCATTCGTGAGCGGCGTGTTGCTCCCCTACACATTGCGACTTCCGACCTGGCAGCGCAGGCGGCGCGCCAGGCGTTGCACAACGCGGGCAAGAGTGCAGAAGAGGTGGACCTGATTGTGGTTGCTACCGCTACACCCGACATGCCCTGGCCCTCCACGGCATGTCTGGTTCAGGCGAAAATCGGGGCGGTTCGCGCTGCTGCCTTTGACTTGAATGCGGTGTGTTCAGGCTTCGTATATGCACTGTGGGTAGCCGCGCAGGCGGTGGAGACGGGCGCGTATCGCTGCGTGCTGGTAATCGGCGCGGATGTCCTTTCGCGGCAGGTAAACTGGGAAGACCGTGCTACCTGCGTGTTGTTCGGCGACGGCGCGGGTGCGGTAGTTCTGGTTCCGGTTGAGGAGCCTTATGGCGTGCTTTCAGGGGTGCTGGGCGCAGACGGCACAGGCGTGCCCCTGCTCAACGTGCCTGCGGGTGGTACGCGTGAGCCGCTCACCCCTGAGGTAATCGCCCAGAAACGGCACACTATTCACATGCGCGGGCGAGAGGTGTTCAAGTTTGCTGTTACCATCATGGGCGAGGTAGCGGTGCAGGCTCTGGAAAAAGCAGGCATTCCCCCCGAGCAAGTAAGCCTTTTCATCCCACATCAGGCAAACATCCGCATCATTCAGGCGGCGGCAGAGCGGTTGAACCTGCCGATGGATCGCGTGTTTGTGAACGTAGACCGCTACGGCAACACCTCGGCGGCGTCCATACCCATCGCTATTTATGAGGCATGGGAACAGGGACGACTGAAAAAAGGCGACGTGGCGGTGGTGGTAGGCTTCGGCGCGGGATTAACGTGGGGAGCCTGCGTGTTACGGTGGGCGTATTAG
- a CDS encoding carbohydrate-binding protein, protein MKVIPSAQMAFQPVTTEGACGAYIKELITDRDGAPTFAMRLFEIAPGGNTPLHQHPWEHEVFILSGQGELRGQNQSHPFREGDAVFVPPDELHTFVNTGEQPLRLLCMIPVQQPCCR, encoded by the coding sequence ATGAAGGTCATTCCATCAGCGCAAATGGCGTTTCAACCGGTGACCACAGAAGGAGCCTGTGGAGCGTACATCAAGGAGCTCATTACCGACCGCGATGGCGCACCAACCTTTGCCATGCGCCTGTTTGAAATCGCCCCGGGCGGGAACACCCCACTGCACCAACACCCATGGGAACATGAGGTGTTCATCCTAAGCGGGCAGGGCGAACTACGTGGCCAAAACCAAAGCCACCCGTTCCGGGAAGGCGATGCGGTGTTCGTACCGCCTGATGAACTGCATACCTTTGTCAATACCGGCGAGCAACCCCTGCGGTTGCTGTGCATGATTCCGGTCCAACAACCTTGCTGCCGGTAG
- a CDS encoding RNA-binding protein Hfq, whose protein sequence is MAKTQINLQDVFLNQVRKENIAVTIYLIGGVQLRGLVRGFDAFTVLLDSPGKPTQLVYKHAITSVVPSRPVSTYRPPEAAARAVSTPVEGAAETGEPPAENA, encoded by the coding sequence ATGGCGAAGACTCAAATCAACTTGCAGGATGTTTTTTTGAACCAGGTGCGCAAGGAGAACATTGCCGTCACCATCTACTTGATTGGAGGCGTGCAACTGCGCGGGTTGGTTCGCGGGTTCGATGCCTTCACGGTGCTGCTCGACAGTCCGGGCAAACCTACCCAGCTGGTGTACAAACATGCGATTACCTCGGTGGTGCCCTCCAGACCGGTCTCCACCTATCGCCCACCGGAAGCCGCGGCGCGCGCGGTGAGTACGCCTGTCGAGGGCGCAGCGGAAACCGGCGAGCCCCCCGCAGAGAATGCCTGA